A genomic segment from Gossypium hirsutum isolate 1008001.06 chromosome D04, Gossypium_hirsutum_v2.1, whole genome shotgun sequence encodes:
- the LOC107899031 gene encoding mitochondrial uncoupling protein 1: MVADQKGKSDISFAGTFASSAFAACFAEICTIPLDTAKVRLQLQKKSLGGDAAALPKYRGLLGTVGTIAREEGLAALWKGVIPGLHRQCLFGGLRIGMYEPVKNFYVGKDHVGDVPLTKKILAALTTGALGITVANPTDLVKVRLQAEGRLPPGVPRRYSGALNAYSTIARQEGVKALWTGIGPNIARNAIINAAELASYDQVKQTILKIPGFTDNVVTHLLSGLGAGFFAVCIGSPVDVVKSRMMGDSAYKSTLDCFIKTLKNDGPMAFYKGFIPNFGRLGSWNVIMFLTLEQAKKIVRDLESS, encoded by the exons ATGGTGGCTGATCAAAAGGGTAAATCCGATATCTCCTTCGCTGGAACCTTTGCCAGCAGCGCTTTTGCTGCTTGCTTTGCTGAG ATATGTACAATTCCTTTGGACACTGCTAAAGTTAGGCTCCAACTTCAGAAGAAATCTCTTGGTGGAGATGCCGCAGCCTTACCGAAATACAGGGGTTTGTTAGGTACAGTTGGTACTATTGCTAGAGAAGAAGGTTTAGCTGCACTATGGAAAGGTGTTATTCCTGGATTACATCGTCAATGTCTTTTTGGTGGCTTGAGAATTGGGATGTATGAGCCT GTTAAGAATTTTTATGTTGGAAAAGATCACGTTGGAGACGTTCCTTTGACCAAGAAGATACTTGCTGCCCTTACAACTG GTGCTCTAGGAATTACAGTGGCAAATCCAACTGATCTTGTGAAAGTTCGACTTCAAGCTGAAGGGCGATTACCTCCTGGAGTTCCTAGGCGCTATTCTGGGGCACTTAATGCTTATTCAACTATTGCTAGACAG GAAGGAGTTAAGGCTCTTTGGACCGGGATTGGACCCAATATAGCACGAAATGCTATTATAAATGCTGCTGAACTTGCAAGCTACGATCAAGTAAAGCAG ACGATTTTGAAAATCCCTGGATTCACTGATAATGTTGTCACTCATCTCCTTTCTGGTCTTGGAGCTGGATTTTTTGCCGTCTGTATTGGTTCTCCAGTTGATGTG GTTAAGTCAAGAATGATGGGAGATTCAGCTTACAAGAGCACGCTCGATTGTTTTATCAAAACTTTGAAAAATGAT GGACCTATGGCTTTTTACAAGGGTTTTATCCCGAATTTCGGACGGCTAGGATCATGGAATGTGATCATGTTTCTTACCTTAGAACAG GCAAAGAAAATTGTGAGAGATCTAGAGTCATCTTAA